The following proteins come from a genomic window of Flavobacterium eburneipallidum:
- a CDS encoding RHS repeat domain-containing protein — protein sequence MKNKITLLLFITTIIHLYSQQNNNNYSTTKVIPPSPTAAALGAYGDIPIGYFTGQPNINIPIYQIKTNQHQLDISLSYNSNVRVNQDASWVGLGWSLNAGGVITRTIRGLDDFSVFGSKGGEGYYNAAALLVPDELPEDEPFDQEIYKNLSFNTRKDNGKLLDPVAQYFFKAKDGQIDLEPDIFNYNFAGYSGSFVLGKKAQGSVVYKKKEDGLKIEVISTEDGIDGNPKWKITTPEGYVYYFGTAERTENLYTNNINLPEDKLKGLGPYMGIDDGDPSTAFLRLYAFKRTENYPISSWYLDYIEAPNTERISFNYVKHGKVYSNINISQTRYDIADRYTRISTQDVIYEDGQGNITCVDEGVSFDDTYRYTNASKQIIDEITLESIVFNGGKIDFVSNFNTDKRKDIEAYNNGYGGRKLSQIQIFNSNYSVKTFSLIHDYFNSTTQNTTNGSQNRYNYCRLKLESITEVGKSPYKFEYYNSESMPSKYTTQVDKWGYYNPGIIEKKIGDFYYQNPSHSMSTLIPEVTYNGTIFQGVKRVPDNSGLYSRCGIIQKITYPTGGWTIFNFEPNQRKTNEIELIENIETIASTLNEGELNTNVDVYESNFSVSSAKTYDISLQAEPAAFSTAELPIVSDVEPIAWLKNSSGTIIETFYLTNPIQTLVRGTRNFAAGNYKLVVSPIYDLFIRLVVINRTTTSSPITKETIGGLRISKTENFDFTGTKLISKKYIYTEDGTLGGESTGFSISESKDYQIKDLYKNRFMTCQVGLEVNYWDFGAAGIYMYRTSNSLHTQGFNSLSGVTAYNKVFELVEENGNLGKTSYEFRSIRDFVSYNTDPIIGGLNLGDVTRIRHYNSQGSLVQQTDTSFKTIKKEYLFGINMDNVVSKFDPCPTCFLDKLNGDRITYSVNWSEWYEVDKVTKTDYTENGGVIVSVDSLNYDNPYHKKVTSKIAKTSDGKWLRTNYKYPHDFATTAPYNEMITKNIISPVIETTTYKDTNKDGVSSTNELLNTERTDYKKWSNDLILPELVQTSKGVAPLETRMEYISYYPNGNIKEVTQKDGSHTFFIWGYNNQYPVAKVENATESQINALNLNMSIINSTTTSEASKRLELEKIKDGLLQALVSVYTYDPLIGMTSMTDPKGYTTYYVYDSENRLKHIKDADGKIISSNQYHYRK from the coding sequence ATGAAAAATAAAATTACGCTATTACTTTTTATTACTACAATTATCCATTTATACTCGCAGCAAAATAATAATAATTATTCTACTACAAAAGTAATACCACCATCTCCTACGGCAGCAGCTCTTGGTGCATATGGTGATATTCCGATTGGTTATTTTACTGGTCAGCCTAATATTAATATTCCTATTTATCAAATTAAGACCAATCAACATCAATTAGATATAAGTTTAAGCTATAACTCCAATGTTAGAGTCAATCAGGATGCTAGTTGGGTAGGATTGGGTTGGTCGCTCAATGCGGGTGGTGTGATTACAAGAACCATAAGAGGGCTTGATGATTTTTCAGTTTTTGGCAGTAAAGGAGGAGAGGGGTATTATAATGCAGCTGCTCTTTTAGTTCCTGATGAATTACCTGAAGACGAACCCTTTGATCAAGAAATTTATAAAAATTTAAGTTTTAATACAAGAAAAGATAATGGAAAACTATTAGATCCAGTAGCGCAGTATTTTTTTAAAGCAAAAGACGGACAAATAGATTTAGAACCCGATATTTTTAATTACAATTTTGCAGGCTATTCAGGAAGTTTTGTATTAGGCAAGAAAGCACAAGGCTCTGTAGTGTATAAGAAAAAAGAAGATGGATTAAAGATTGAAGTTATTAGTACTGAAGATGGTATTGATGGTAATCCTAAATGGAAAATCACTACGCCAGAGGGCTATGTATACTATTTTGGAACCGCGGAAAGAACAGAAAACCTTTATACGAATAATATAAATCTACCGGAAGATAAATTAAAAGGTTTAGGTCCCTATATGGGAATTGATGATGGAGATCCTAGTACAGCGTTTTTACGTTTGTATGCCTTCAAAAGAACAGAAAATTATCCAATAAGTTCATGGTATCTAGATTACATTGAAGCGCCCAATACTGAACGAATTAGCTTTAATTATGTCAAACATGGAAAAGTATATAGCAATATAAATATTTCTCAAACAAGATATGATATTGCAGATCGCTACACACGAATTTCAACACAAGATGTTATTTATGAAGATGGTCAAGGTAATATTACTTGTGTAGATGAGGGAGTGTCTTTTGATGACACCTACCGATATACTAATGCTTCAAAACAAATCATAGATGAAATCACATTAGAGAGTATAGTATTTAATGGAGGTAAGATTGATTTTGTCTCCAATTTTAATACCGACAAGAGAAAAGATATTGAAGCCTATAATAATGGATATGGAGGGCGTAAATTATCACAGATTCAAATTTTTAATAGTAATTATAGCGTAAAAACTTTTTCTCTAATTCATGATTATTTTAATTCCACCACTCAAAACACAACAAATGGATCTCAAAACCGATACAATTACTGTCGTTTAAAATTAGAATCAATAACCGAAGTGGGTAAGTCACCTTATAAATTCGAATATTACAATTCGGAATCCATGCCTAGCAAATACACCACTCAAGTGGATAAGTGGGGCTATTACAATCCTGGAATAATTGAAAAAAAAATAGGAGATTTTTATTATCAAAACCCAAGTCATAGTATGTCGACACTTATTCCAGAAGTAACATATAATGGTACAATATTTCAAGGAGTAAAAAGAGTGCCTGATAATTCGGGACTTTATTCAAGGTGTGGAATAATACAAAAAATAACTTATCCTACGGGGGGATGGACTATTTTTAATTTTGAACCCAATCAACGCAAAACAAATGAAATTGAATTAATAGAAAATATAGAAACCATAGCTAGTACACTTAATGAAGGTGAATTAAATACAAACGTAGATGTTTATGAATCTAATTTTTCTGTTTCTAGTGCTAAAACCTACGATATTTCTTTACAGGCAGAACCGGCAGCTTTCAGTACTGCTGAATTGCCAATAGTTTCAGATGTAGAACCCATTGCTTGGTTAAAAAATAGTTCAGGAACTATTATAGAAACTTTTTATCTGACAAATCCAATACAAACTCTTGTAAGAGGGACAAGAAATTTTGCTGCAGGTAATTATAAATTAGTTGTGAGTCCGATTTATGATTTATTCATAAGATTAGTAGTAATTAATAGAACAACCACTTCTTCTCCTATAACCAAGGAAACCATTGGAGGTTTACGTATCTCAAAAACAGAAAATTTTGATTTTACAGGAACCAAGTTAATATCCAAAAAATATATTTATACCGAAGATGGCACATTGGGAGGAGAATCTACTGGTTTTTCCATTTCGGAAAGTAAAGATTATCAAATAAAAGATCTTTATAAAAATCGTTTTATGACTTGTCAAGTGGGACTAGAAGTTAATTACTGGGATTTTGGTGCTGCTGGAATTTATATGTACCGTACTTCCAATTCACTTCATACACAAGGATTTAATAGTTTGTCTGGAGTAACTGCTTACAATAAGGTATTTGAATTAGTAGAGGAAAACGGAAATTTAGGCAAAACTTCTTATGAATTTAGAAGTATTCGAGATTTTGTTTCTTATAATACAGACCCCATTATAGGAGGTTTAAATTTAGGCGATGTAACTAGGATTAGACACTATAATTCACAAGGAAGTCTGGTGCAACAAACCGATACCTCTTTTAAAACGATTAAAAAAGAGTACCTTTTTGGAATAAATATGGATAATGTAGTGAGTAAATTTGATCCATGCCCTACTTGTTTTTTGGATAAATTGAACGGAGACAGAATTACTTATTCTGTGAATTGGTCAGAATGGTATGAGGTAGATAAAGTAACTAAAACAGACTATACAGAAAACGGAGGTGTAATTGTAAGTGTGGATAGTCTTAATTATGACAATCCTTATCACAAAAAAGTAACCTCTAAAATTGCTAAAACATCTGATGGAAAATGGTTGAGAACCAATTATAAATACCCACATGATTTTGCAACTACAGCTCCCTACAACGAAATGATAACCAAAAATATTATTTCTCCTGTTATAGAAACAACTACTTATAAAGACACAAATAAGGATGGAGTATCAAGCACTAATGAATTATTAAATACAGAGCGGACGGATTATAAAAAATGGAGTAATGATCTCATTTTACCTGAATTGGTTCAAACTTCTAAAGGAGTTGCTCCTTTGGAGACACGGATGGAATATATCAGTTATTATCCAAATGGAAACATAAAAGAAGTTACCCAAAAAGACGGTTCTCATACCTTTTTCATTTGGGGCTATAATAATCAGTACCCTGTAGCTAAAGTAGAGAATGCAACTGAATCACAAATAAATGCCCTTAACTTAAATATGTCCATTATAAATAGTACTACGACTTCAGAAGCTTCTAAACGATTAGAGCTTGAAAAAATAAAGGATGGACTTCTTCAGGCTTTGGTTAGCGTATATACCTATGACCCCCTTATAGGTATGACTAGTATGACTGACCCTAAAGGCTATACTACTTATTATGTATATGATAGTGAAAACCGCTTGAAGCATATTAAGGATGCCGATGGTAAAATTATTTCTTCCAATCAATATCATTATAGAAAATAG
- a CDS encoding type II secretion system F family protein, which yields MAFKLENIPNKSSVSHNKPSSLEELLKMEIVLFGERFNNKKKQAFYQELSVLLKAGITFKEGLTLIVDSLKKNADKELIQSILNDVINGKPFSEALLASKSFTEYEFYSLQIGEETGTTAQVCQELGVFYERKNEQKRIIIAALTYPSIVLTTAVVVVVFMLSYVVPMFQDIFRQNNVELPVLTKAIVKLSAWTKSYGVYGLLLLVGMLFAGRLFKDNIKYRTGLHYFILKIPILGAFITKVYLAQFTQAVALLTTAKVPLLNSIQMVKKMIRFVPLQDALEKVENSILKGNSLSVSLKENALFDNRIISLVKVAEETNQTEYVFQQLSEQYNQEVVQQSKVMTTVLEPLIILFVGVLVAVLLVAMYLPMFQLSSAIG from the coding sequence ATGGCTTTTAAACTAGAAAATATCCCCAATAAAAGTAGTGTTTCTCATAACAAACCATCCAGTTTAGAAGAATTGCTAAAAATGGAAATTGTACTTTTTGGCGAAAGATTTAATAATAAAAAGAAGCAAGCTTTTTATCAGGAATTATCGGTTTTACTCAAAGCTGGAATTACTTTTAAAGAAGGATTAACCTTAATTGTAGATTCGTTAAAGAAAAATGCTGATAAAGAATTAATACAATCTATTCTGAATGATGTGATAAATGGAAAGCCTTTTTCTGAAGCACTATTGGCATCTAAATCTTTTACGGAATACGAATTCTATTCTTTGCAAATAGGAGAAGAAACGGGTACAACGGCTCAAGTATGCCAGGAATTAGGTGTTTTTTATGAGCGTAAAAACGAACAAAAAAGAATCATTATTGCTGCCTTGACTTATCCTTCCATTGTATTGACTACTGCCGTTGTGGTAGTAGTATTTATGTTGAGTTATGTTGTGCCTATGTTTCAGGATATTTTCAGACAAAACAATGTAGAACTTCCAGTATTAACCAAAGCCATTGTTAAATTATCTGCTTGGACTAAATCGTATGGTGTTTATGGATTGTTGCTGTTAGTAGGTATGTTGTTCGCGGGTCGTCTATTCAAAGACAATATTAAATACCGAACAGGACTTCATTATTTTATTTTGAAGATTCCTATTCTGGGAGCTTTTATTACCAAAGTCTATTTGGCGCAATTTACCCAAGCAGTTGCTTTATTAACCACCGCCAAAGTACCATTATTAAACAGTATTCAAATGGTGAAAAAGATGATTCGTTTTGTACCCTTACAAGATGCGCTGGAAAAAGTAGAAAATAGTATTCTTAAAGGAAATAGTTTGAGTGTAAGTCTAAAAGAGAACGCTTTGTTCGATAATAGAATCATTTCTTTGGTCAAAGTAGCCGAAGAAACCAACCAAACCGAATATGTCTTCCAACAATTAAGTGAACAATACAACCAAGAAGTAGTGCAGCAGTCTAAAGTGATGACTACAGTTTTAGAACCTCTTATTATTCTGTTTGTAGGTGTTCTTGTGGCTGTTCTACTTGTTGCTATGTATTTGCCCATGTTCCAATTGAGTAGTGCGATTGGATAA
- a CDS encoding PulJ/GspJ family protein: MTNHKIKSFTLPELLIVMILTAIVVGMAFSVLRLVQQQIKIIQTNFEKTSSLSLFEQRLWQDFNEMSHIEFHQQTNSLFMESEIDTVIYSFQENYVLRNSDTIKLRLVPNTLFFQGKEIHNGFVDALSISGKAELPDYEIFVSKKNDLTLFMNQDGF; encoded by the coding sequence TGTTGATTGTTATGATCCTTACTGCGATTGTCGTGGGAATGGCTTTTAGTGTTTTGCGATTGGTACAGCAACAAATTAAAATAATCCAGACCAATTTTGAAAAAACAAGTAGTTTGTCACTTTTTGAACAAAGATTGTGGCAGGATTTCAATGAAATGAGCCATATTGAGTTCCATCAACAAACTAATAGTTTGTTTATGGAATCTGAAATTGATACGGTAATTTATTCTTTTCAGGAAAACTATGTTTTAAGAAATTCGGATACTATAAAATTACGATTAGTACCTAATACATTATTTTTTCAAGGAAAAGAGATTCATAACGGTTTTGTTGATGCGCTGTCTATTTCAGGCAAAGCTGAACTTCCTGATTACGAAATTTTTGTTTCCAAGAAAAATGACTTAACCCTTTTTATGAATCAAGATGGCTTTTAA